One part of the Dermacentor andersoni chromosome 2, qqDerAnde1_hic_scaffold, whole genome shotgun sequence genome encodes these proteins:
- the LOC126541345 gene encoding cuticle protein 10.9-like → MLAKLVFLAVVACAMSQVLVYPGGGGYVDPPQPYHFSYDSVNPVEGAHHYHEETSDATNSRTGSYGYTDANGITRRVDYVADAGGFRATVTTNEPGTAASAPADVHYNSPYSH, encoded by the exons ATGCTCGCTAAG CTCGTTTTTCTGGCGGTCGTCGCCTGTGCCATGTCCCAAGTGCTGGTCTACCCAGGCGGAGGCGGCTACGTTGAT CCCCCGCAGCCCTACCACTTCAGCTACGACAGCGTGAACCCGGTGGAGGGAGCCCACCACTACCACGAGGAAACCAGCGACGCCACCAACTCGCGTACGGGCTCGTACGGCTACACCGATGCCAACGGCATCACGCGCCGCGTCGACTACGTCGCTGACGCCGGAGGATTCCGCGCCACCGTTACCACGAACGAGCCCGGAACCGCTGCCAGCGCCCCGGCTGACGTGCACTACAATTCGCCCTACTCCCACTAA
- the LOC126541343 gene encoding cuticle protein 10.9-like has translation MIAQVTFALLVGYASCLATHYGVGAGHYGGGAFGYGGGLIAAPAVVKAIAAEPAYPPQPYEFGYDTVDEFGTRLTRQESSDSANQKKGSYGYTDANGIYRQVNYVADAGGFRATISTNEPGTAPGETGGAVYDAKPVAVVDKHHHVKAAAAILAPTYAVHPGYFGKY, from the exons ATGATCGCTCAG GTGACCTTCGCCCTCCTGGTGGGATACGCTTCATGTCTGGCTACACACTACGGTGTCGGCGCAGGCCACTACGGCGGTGGTGCGTTCGGCTACGGTGGAGGCCTTATAGCTGCTCCTGCTGTAGTCAAAGCCATTGCTGCCGAACCCGCCTAC CCCCCGCAGCCATACGAGTTCGGCTATGACACCGTGGACGAGTTCGGCACCAGGCTCACTCGTCAGGAGAGCAGTGACTCGGCCAACCAAAAGAAGGGTTCGTATGGCTACACCGACGCCAACGGCATCTACCGCCAAGTGAACTACGTGGCCGATGCCGGCGGCTTCCGTGCCACCATCTCGACTAACGAACCCGGCACCGCTCCCGGTGAAACCGGCGGGGCTGTGTACGATGCCAAACCTGTCGCCGTAGTCGACAAGCACCACCACGTCAAGGCGGCCGCCGCCATCCTGGCTCCCACCTACGCCGTTCATCCGGGATACTTTGGCAAATACTGA